In Coleofasciculus chthonoplastes PCC 7420, the sequence ATTGACGATTAGGGGTACAATGATGAGCGATAATTATCCCCCATAATTGATGGTACACAGGAGACTGAGGTTTTTTTAGATCAGACTCACTGTTACAGATGGGTATCGCTAAAACAGATTGCTTGTGCAAATTGAACAATTTTGGTTTTAGGTTAGACATTTTTTTACTGTTAATAACTTGAATAAACTCTTCATTGTCGGACAATATCTGAGGCAAATTAAAAAGTTCATGAATTGCCGGAATCTCTGGATAACTATTGCTATAGTCAGCCGCTTCTAAAAGCATAGTAGGAGATTTATCTGCTTGATAGCGATAGATGAGAACCCGATCGGTTTTCAGGAATTGACGGATTTGGGTGACAGTGGTGTGTAAAATTTCTTCGAGATCTAATGAGCGTCGGATCTGCTCAACCATACGCTCTAAAATCCGCTCCCGTTTAGCCTGCTGTCGAATTGACTCGCGATCGCGTTCCCGTTCAATGGCGTAGCGTATAGCCCGGATCAAGTTTTCTCCAGCAAATTGCCCCTTTATTAAATAATCTTGAGCGCCTTCACGAACCACTTGAATTGCCAACTTTTGATCGTTAAGAGAGGTTAAAACAACAATCGGAGTCGTGGGCGCTTTTGCTTTGACTTGAATTACAGTATTTAGTCCTTGACTATCCGGAAGAGATAGATCGAGTAAAATAATGTCGAAGGTAAAGTCTATCAATTTTTTTATGCCCTGACTCAAGCGTTGAGCATGGGTTATGGCGAATTGATTACTGTTTACTTCTGAAAATAATTCTTGGATTAATTCAGCTTCTACACGGTTATCTTCAATTAAGAGGATTTTTATAATTTGACTGTCCGATAAAACAGGTTGGTTGCATTTTAGTCTATTCATGATTATAATCCTATGACTTATTAATTAGATCTAAAGTTTAGCTTAAATTATAAATATCGTAAGGAGTCGGACAAGAATAAAGTTTAGGATTTGGACTGAGCGACAAGGAATTGAAGATTATTACGATTATATTTTATCGATTCTGGATTATGAATCTGGAAACATGACCTTAATGGTTTTAGGCGATTCCTAATTTCCAAGTTTTAGATTAACATCCGACTCCTATAAATTATTACTAACTTAAGGGAGAAGTTCGGTATACGCGAAGACGTATTTCAGTAATATAGTGCCAGATTATATACAATTTACCTGACCTAAATTATTATCGGCAGCCTGAATGCAAACTTGCTGAGTCAATGACTCATATATAAGAATTTTTCTCCTATCTTGGGGTTGAATTGACTGCGCTAATTTCCATCTCTTTAGGTAGATGCTCCCCTAATCACATCAGTTCAATAATCGAAGTATCTAACTTATCGCAAAAGGCAGAAGGTTATTACTGATCCGTAGTTGTTTCAGTGATTTAACTTTTGACATTCTGGAAAATTGTCCCCACCTACTTATTAGCCTTTTTATTTCGCCTGTAGTCTTTGCCAAAGGGTAAAACTTAGAAGAATAATTATAGTACCACTTGTAACAATAATCACCATTGAGGTCATCCCTTGCAGTTTCATCGCCAGTCCGTTACATGCCAACGTCACCCCCCACAGGGTAAAAGCCGCATGACGTTGAGAAAAACCCCAAGCTAGTAAGCGGTGGTGTAAGTGATCTTTGCCTGGAGTTTTCAGTGGGTTTTTTCCCGCCATGAGTCGCCGAACAAATACCTGAGTCGTATCTAGCACAGGCAATAATAAAAAGAATGCGGGCGGTACTAGAGCAAATACCGTCGTCACTTTCAGGTTGCCTAAAATACTGGTTGCGGCTAGCACATAGCCAAAAAAGTAAGCCCCCGCATCTCCCATAATGATTCGGGAGGGATAGAAATTGTGTCGTAAAAATCCCAGTGCAGCACCTCCTAAGGCTGCCAAAAGTAAGGTGGCGGCGGCTCTCGTTTCAAATTGCGCCGAAACTGCTAACAAACTCATGGCGGTAATGAAGCTGATCCCACCCGCCAAACCATCCATTCCATCCATTAAATTAATCGCATTGGTAATTCCCACAACCCACAACCAGGTCAACACAATGGAGAATATTGGGTCAATGGGAGTGCCAAAAGGCGTTTCGATGCGGATATCGCTGGCAATCAGTAAGAGGGCGGTAAGGGTTTGACTAAACAGGCGTACATACGCAGGTAGACCAAATTGGTCATCGATAAAGCCCACGAGGACGAGGATGGAACCACCGAGCAAAATCGTCAGCACTTGGGCTAAGACGCCTTCGATGACAATGGGTCTTAATAGAGTAGCCAGGACTAGCGCCGCTATGACACCCGCATAAATTGCCAATCCACCCGCGTTAGGTAGGGGTTCTTGATTGAGTCGTCGGGCATTCGGTTGATCCGCCCAACCCACTTGCAGTGCAAATGAGCGTACTGCTGGAATCAAACACCAGGTTACCCCCCACGCTAACCCGAAGGTGAATATAACTGCTAGCCAGCCACTGCCACTAGGGTTAGCAATGCCGAGAGACTCTAGGAAGCTGTACAAATCTATCTCCCACTTCACGCTCAGACTGCCAATTATTATTATTCTCAACTGTACAGGAATCAATTCGGCAAAGTGCTACTGCAATTTTGGATATTGATTCGGTGTAGTAGTACTTACCGGACACCATTGTATTGATCCGGGTTGTTGTAGCTCATACTAAATTCAGGTTAACAAGGCTCCAAGGTAGAAGGCAGAAGGCTGTGAGCCGATTATTCGGGAGAGGATGAGGGCGGATTGGGATCAGAATGCTGATGACTCTCTACTGTCTCAAGGTATTGACTATCCAGTAAAAAAGCGCCCTTAGAAAAGCGAACTCCCCAAAATCCGCCGGGACGTCGATCAAGGATCACCCCTTCTTCACCAATGCTAATCACGTCCGGAGGTCGCAGCATCGGCATAGGTTCGGCTGTTTTAACATAGCGGGGTAGGGCAATTAGGCGAACGCGATCGCCAACTTTAAATTCTTCAGACATATTACTCGGTATGGGTCAGTGCTGATCAGTTCCTAGCTTATGACGAGATCTTGCCACACGGGTAATAAATCTTAAGATACCTTCTGGCGATCGCACCCCTGATCAATTAAACCTCCGTCATTCTTATGTAGGGGCGACCCGCCTCCACAAATCGACAACTGTATCTACTCAATTGGCTCGGGTCGCCCTTTCCTCAAACGTTGGTGTCAGAACATGACCGATCATGAATCATTAGCAAAAACCAATGACATAAGCCATAAGCCATAAGACATAAGACCAATTTAAGGAACTTGCCAAATGCGCTGATGGTAAGCTTCGGGTTCAGCGTAAGGGTCAGGAGGATGCTCTGAGTGATTATGGCTATGGTGGTGATGATCATGGTGATGACCGTGATCATGATTATGAGTGTGACCCGTATTATCCCCCACTGCCGCTAATCGGAACTTACACAATTCACAATTCATCTGCACCTGTCCCAGTTGCGTCTCGATTTCTCGTTCCCGCAATACCGAGAGTAATTCCGGTTGAATACCCATTTCCGGTAAACAGGTCATCGTAATATCCGGATATTGCTCCTGCTGCTGCGCTGTGATATCAAATATTTTTTTCACCAGCACTCCAGTAAACAGGAAATAAGGCAGAACAATAATCCGCTTAGGCTGGAAAAGTCGAGCGCGATTGAATCCTTCCTCTAACCGGGGATGAGTAATCCCAATAAAGCAGATTTCCACCGTTTTGTAGCCACTGCCTTCCCAGAGCAGACGCGCTAATTTGTAAACATCACCATTGGCATCGGGATCACTAGAACCGCGACCAACAACTAGAAGAACCGTTTCACTTCTGGGAATTGAGGACATTGAACTGTTCTCTGATGGTTGATCCAGTTCAGCCAGTCGCCGATGCCATAACTCCAGAATTGCCGGAGTAATGCCAAAATGACGCCCATAATAGAATCGGATTTGCGGATGTCTGGCTTTAGCGCGGTCTAACTCGTTGGTGACATCAAATTTATTATGTCGCGCTGCAAATAGCAAAATCGGCAGGACGGAGAATTCTGTATACCCTTGTGCCACACATTGGTCTACGCCCTCCTGAATACTGGGAGTAGTTAATTCCAGAAAACAAGGAACAACCGGGCGAGACGAGTCTAACCCTTGGTAAGCCTGGGCAAAATCCAAAAACCCCTGACGCCCTTGCATATCCCGGCTACCGTGACCAATCATTAACAGGGGGCGGTTAAGGGGGAGTGGTGGCAAAGATAGTGAATCTGGGGTGAAATGAGTCGTATCTACAGTCGGCATTAAAATTAAGCTCCCTTCCCGTGCGAGGCAGGAATATAGGGTGGACAAGCAACAGCTAGGTATTCTGGCTTAGGTGGAACGTCAGCGAGGTTCGTCGTTGCGCTGTCTTCGCCATAAACACTGAAGCATCGACTACAAACCTTAAAGAGCGTGCCATTTCAACCTTGACAGTTGCCGCACAGCCCCGGACTTACACCGGAGTTTCCCTAGGTTGTTGCCATTCAATTGTGCCTTGATATCTTATCCGATTCGGCAACGAGTCAAAATCCAGGGTAGGGGGTTTTTCCCTAGCTTGTAGTTGTAGTGGCGATCTAGGATTGGGTTTTCATGATCCTGACAATCTCACTGAGGGTTTGGGATACCGATCGCGGATTCCAGCCTAAGTCTTGACGCGCTTTGGTTGCATCGACGCGCACGCACCGATCATAGACGTAATGCACCCGTTCCCGACTCAGGGGCGGTTGCCAATTCAACAGGCGTCCGATGGGGTCAAGGATGTTTCCGGCGAGTCTCACCAAGGGTTTGGGGGCTTCCACCGGAACTGGAATCCCAGTGTCTTGACTGAGAAGGGTGAACATCTCACGGGTGGAAAGATCGCCCGCCGAAATGATATATTTTTCGCCCGGTTGACCTTTTTGGGCTGCCAGAATCATGGCGTTAGCTAAGTCATCAACGTGGACAATTCCGGTAATGCGATCGCCCCCCGCCCATACTTTTAAGCCGCCTTTGAGAAATTGCTTGAGTACGGGACCAAAATGGGGGTCATCTGCACCAAAGATACCAGACGGGAGGATACTCACCACGGGTAAGCCTTGGGCGGCAAATTGGTCTACAATTTGTTGGGCTTGGTATTTGGTGCTGTCATAAGCCCCGGAAAAGTCGGTTTGTTGGCGTTGAAAGGTTTCATTCACCACTTGACCTTTAGTGTCACCAAACACGCCAATGGTGCTACAGTAGACGAGTTTGGCTACACCAACCGCTTGAGCCACCTCTAAAACAGCGCGAGTTCCCTCAACATTCACCCGTTCCATTTCTTTGGCATCCACGAGTCCTAATTCCACATAAGCAGCGGTGTGAAATACCCAGTCTACCCCAGTCATGGCTGTTTTTAGGGCGTCGCGATCGCTAATATCGCCGTAAACCAGTTCGACTTGGCAATCCGAGAGACGCTGAAGGTTGCTAGACTTGCGGACGAAACCGACAACGGTATCCCCCCGTTGTTCTAAGGCTTTAACTAAATGAGAACCGGTAAATCCGTTGGCTCCGGTGACTAGGGCTTTCATCACACCTCCTGGCTGTTAGCGTTAACCAGCCTTGGGTTCAAACCCAAGGCTAAAAGCTTAAGTCAGCTAAAGCTGACTAGATAAGCATAGCCAGGAAATAAATTTCCGGCTGAAAGCTAAAGTAAGCTTTAGCTTACTGGAGAAGTCTTTGAACCCGTTTAAACGGGTTTAAGCTCTTAGCCCAGAGTTTGAACTCCGGGCTGATTTTCTATTGATTTTGTAAAAGTTCTCGAATTCGTTGGCGAAACAACCGCACGGCTGTTCGCTGTCCCTGGAGATTACTTTGTTCAATAAAACCGGGAATCTCGGTTACAGGTAAAAAGGGAAACGTCATGCTTTGTTCTCTCGGTTCATATTCTCCTTCAACTAATTGATAAACCTGGAGAGTTTGACGAGTATATCTCCACAATTCTGGAACACCCAGCGCCGCATAAATAGATTGTTTATCAACAGAGGAACTGGTATAATCTGACTCAATATATAATACCAGGTAGGGTGGGTTAGGCGGTAATTCAATTCAAAAAATCACCATTTAATTTGGTGTCCGCCGTAACCCACCAATCACAAGGCTTGTAGTATATTAATTAACAATACTGTGTAAATTGGCGCAAAGAGATTGGCGCGATCGCACACTTGTAATCCAAAATCCGCATTTTTTACCCCATTTTTGCCACGGCGATTAAAATCGCTGCTACACAAACAAAGTCCGCCTACGCGGACTGAATTATAACGGGGGCGGGAAACCTGGATTTAATATAATTTAATATAATTTACAAACGCTGTCCCAGTTTCAACCAGGAGAATACCTGTTCAATAGTTAGCTGTAGACTGAGGAAATCGGGTACAGGTAGTCTATCCTCTGGTTGTCGTATAATTTCTGGTAATTGATTGGGATAAAAACAGATTACTGCTTTCTCATGGGGGTCAATTAACCACCCCAAACGGGTTTGATCTCTGAGACAGAATAAAATATTATCTGTTACCTTTGTTTGTGACCGATCTGATGAAAGAATTTCAATTGTCCAATCTGGAGAACATTCAAATACGTTTGCTACTTCTCCATCAGCATCGAAGGGAATTCTCTCCCATTGAAATACCGCAACATCTGGCACAATAGAGCGTCCGCCAAACGTGCAGCGCAATTCTGGGAAAGCATAAGCTATTTTTTCAGGAAATCCCACCTCGTTTACTGTATTGGCGAGGCATATTTGGAGAGTGCTGTGTTTCCCTTGTGGTATGGGTTTTTGATAGATTTTACCGTCCATAAATTCTCTAGGTGGTTGGGTTTCAGGAAGTTTGAGAAAGTCAGCTAGGGTGAGGGTTTGAGTTGTTGTTGTCATAGTGAACTGCCCTTGATACCTTGATTCAATTGTATTACCTGCCTAAGCTAGGCGTGATGATCAAGTATTGTTTACCCCATTTTTGCCACGGCGATTAAAATCGCTGCTACACAAACTAAGTCCGCCTACGCGGACTGAATTATAACGGGGGGCGGGAAACCTGGATTTAATCGCTAACCGCATCAACTGACTACAGCGTTTTTTCATAAATTCGATAGGTTTTATAAATTGTCCCCCCCGACGCTTCAATCAACTTACGAGACGGGAAATTATCTTCCCAAACCCAACCTAGTTCTGCTCGCTTATAGGGCTTGCCTTTCTTAATTCCCCCTTGCATACCCAAATAAATTAACGCCAGCGGCACCATTTTGCGGCGATATTCTGGCAATGAAGCAATCGCAATTACCCGTCCTTGGTCAATCTGGCGACGATGCCAAATAAACTTAAGAATTCCTAGCCAGTTTAGTTTACCCTTAACGTGTTTTAGGGGAATATTATAGTCCGGTAATCCCATAAAAAAGCCGATCATTTCACCCTTGTCTTCGGCAATGGGAAAAACATCTGGATCAACTAAACTCTGTAATGACTTGGCTTCTTCTAGAAATTCGGCTTCCGTTCTCGGTGCAGAACTCCAGTTGTTGGCAAAGGCACGGTTAAAAAGGTGATAAAGGCTGATACAATCTTGTTCAAATCCTTCCCCTTTGGTTCTAATCGGACGAAACGTAATACCCGATTTACAGGCAATCTGATAGGCTTTCTTAAATTTATCCGATAAGGGCTTATCTAAAGGAAAATCATAAGCATAAGTATCCTTCGCTTTCTGCCAGCCATCTTTTTCCAAAAATTCGGGATAGTAGGGGGGGTTATAGGGCATCATCACCATGGGCGGTGTATCAAAGCCATCGACCAAAAATAAACAATTATTGTGGGTCGATAAATCAATCGGTCCCCGCGCCACAGTCATTCCTTGTTCTCGTAACCACTGACAAGCCGCATTCAGGAGAGATTGCGCGATCGCGCAATCTGGGACACACTCAAAAAATCCAAATAAACCAACCGTTTTTCCCTCTCGTTCAATTAACCGTTGATTCACCGCCGCCACAATTCGCCCCACCGCTTGGGAAGGGTGGGACGAGTCGAGGGCAATAAATTGCTGTAATTTGCCGTAGCCAAAAAAGGGATTATCGGGGGCAAATTGCTTCGCTACATCGCTACGCAGCGGCGGTATCCAATTGGGATCATTCCCATAGACTCGTGCAGGCACATCCAGAAACAAGTCCTGGTCGGCTGGAGTGGTTACAGTGCGAATTTTGTCATTTGTCATTTGTCATTCGTCAAATAACCAATAACCCAAGACGAGTTAGGCGCTGATCATGGGTTTATATAAAAAATCTCGTGTTGCTACCATGGCGGCGACTAATTTATCCATTTCCTCCTTAGTATGCAGAGCATTTGCCGTCATCCGGATACGGGGTTTAGCAATAAACCAAATGGGTGATACCCAAATCCCATGATTCTCTAACATATACTGACCAAACAATTTCGGATTAATTTCTGAGGGTAAAATAACCGGGATCACGTTCGTTTCACCAATGGCATCAAATCCGGCTTCGACTAAGCGCGATCGCAAGTAGCGAGTATTTGCCTGAAGCTTTTTCACCATGTCGGGATGACGGCGCACCTGACGGATGCTCTCTAAGGCGGCGGCTGCTAGAGGTGGCGACAAGGAAACCGTACCGATAGACGTGGGCGAAACATTTAATAAGGGAATCAATTCTGCCAGAGGACTGCTAATTGCCGCCCCTGCTGATGCGGCAAACTTAGAGAATGTGGTCATAATCAGCGGCACAACACCTTGCTCCATGGTGTATTGGGGTAGGATGCCAAAATGCTCATAGATGCCGCCACCTGTCGCCCCAATCGCCCCACTAGCATGAGCTTCATCCATCACCAAGACACTGCCTTCGTAATGTCGCAGCACCTCGATCATATCGGGGAGGGGGGCAATATCCCCATCCATGGAGAACACTGCATCAGAAATCACCATAATTCGATCTTGGGGACGAGCATAGCGACGCAGTTTCCGCGATAAGTCCTCTACATCACAGTGGCGATAGGCTCTCACCCGCACACGCGGACTATGACCAAATAACTTTCCAGAACGAGTTCCCGCGTTGACGACGGCTGAGAGAATACAGCCATGGTTGAGGACATCAGTCAAAATTAATGTCTCACGGGTATGCTGAAAGCCAGGAACGGGAATAGCCAAATGGCAGAACGCATCCATTAGGGCTTGCATCGCCATCCACGCATTCAAAAAGAGTTGGGTATGGGGTAGGTGCTTAAACTCCGAAATCTCTTGCTCGAGCTGCCGATGCAAATCGATGCGACCACTCAGGACTGAGGTTGAACTGTTGGACGTACCATATTGAAAAATAGCATCAACCGCTGCTTGGCGAACCGCCTCGTTCTGAACCAGACCCAAGACATCATTCGTACAGAACGTGAGAACCGTCTGACGCTTTCCTGTGGCGACTGATTCTATCTCGACTAAATTTCCCTGCTTTTGATGGCAAACATATTCGTCGGGCGCTAATCCACTTTCGTACCACCGCTGGACGTACTCTTTGACAACTTCCACAACCTTACTCCTCTCACCTTTTCCTAGATAGACTACCGCTTCTAGCTAAAAATGTGTGTTTTTCTCTCAACTTTAAGTGATTATCCCGACTGAATATCAAGCTCCATGTTGGCGATTTTATAGAGTACACGGTAATCCTATATAATACGGGGTGATTGGACAGGGCGGCTTATGACAGACAATAATGCTGGCACATTGGCGATCGCTCTGGTTGGTGCTTTTTTAATTTCTGCTCTAGCAGGGTAGCATAAAAAGCAACCCCCTGCGGGATTTGTTTTAATCCAAGCCTCCGGAATACCCCACAGACAATTCATTCCCGAGTAGAGGCACGACATGTCGTACCCCTACAGGTAGCTTAATCTTGCTCCTACACTCTCACACCTCTACACTCAGGCAATTTCAACCGAAAACCTTTCGAGCAATCTTCCTTAACCTGTCGATTGAGACGATGCAGGTTGAGACGATGCCGAATTCAATTTAGGAGCAGTTATTGGCGGCGAGGAAGGGGGTTTTTCTTCCCATCCTGGAGGCGCAAACTGGGGCAAAATTTCCCGACTGAAGGCTTCGGCGGCTTTGGAACGGTAGCGATGGGGATTGACGATTAAAGACAGCGTTCGCTTCACCACGACGCCTTCTATCGTTGCTCGGTGTAAGACACCCATTTGCAATTCTTTTTCGATGGCTGAAATAGATACAAATGCTGCACCCAATCCTGATTGCACGGCGTTTTTAATTGCCTCAATTGAGTTGAGTTCCATCTCAATCTTCAGGCGTCGGGTATCAATATCACAGCGCGTGAGAACCTGGTCGATTACCTTACGAATCGTGGATTGGGAGTCGAGTGCAATAAATTGTAACTTATACAAATCCTCCTTATGCACGGTTCCCACCTTTGCCAGGGGGTGGAAGGCGGGTAAAATGAACGCCAACTCGTCTTCCGAGTAGGGCATAATATGTAACGTTTCTTGAAGTTCCGTGGGGACTTCACCGCCAATGATAGCTAAATCAACCTGTCCATTGGACACAGACCAAGAAGTACGGCGCGTTGAGTGGACTTGTAATTGTACCGACACATCCGGATACTGCTGTCGAAACAAGCCAATCATTCGAGGTAAGAGATAGGTTCCCGTGGTTTGAGAGGCGCCCACAATCAGCGTCCCACCCTGGAGATTCTGTAAATCCTCAATCGCCCGACAGGTTTCCTGACAAAGGGTGAGAATCTTTTCACCGTAGCTTAGGAGTAAGTGTCCGGCTTCTGTCAATTGAGCGCGACGCCCGCCTCGGTCAAATAAGGGGACATCAAGCTGTCGTTCCAAGTTTTGCACTTGTAAACTCACAGCCGGTTGGGAAACGTACAAACTATCCGCCGCACGTTTAAAACTCCCCTCAGAAGCGATTGCTTTGAGAATCCGGAGTTGATCGAGAGTGAAAGGAAGGTCAGACATAGGAGCTAAACCATCAAAAAAGGAGCAATAACAGGCAATCCCAGGGGGGTTGAAGATGGGATTTAACGTCAACGATAGTAGGAATTGCCAACAACGAACGTGTAAACCTGTGCCTGAAATCGACAGTAACACAACACGGGATCAAGTCCTTGAGTATTCTTGCTAGGATAAATTGGGCAACTTTCAAGGGCATCAGGATTTATGGGGGTCTGGACTAACGTGACATCCAGTCATTGGGTAATGGCTGGACTACTTTTGAGCTTTGCGATCGCGCATAGTGGTCTAGCTGCATTGCGACCTTGGGCTGAACAACGGATTGGCGCGAGGTTCTATCGAATTTTATTTGCTCTGGTTAGCCTATCTCTTGCTGTTGTATTAATTATTTACTTTTTCAACCACCGCTATGATGGGATTCAATTGTGGCGGGTGCAGGGAATTCCGGGGATCAAGTCCCTAGTCTGGTGGCTTTCAGCGGTTTCTTTTTTGTTTCTGTACCCTGCTACATTTAACCTGTTAGAAATCGCCGCCATCCAGAAACCCCAAGTTCATCTCTACGAAACCGGAATCATTCGGATTACCCGACATCCGCAAATGGTGGGACAGGTAATTTGGTGTATTGCTCACACCCTCTGGATTGGCACAAGCTTCACTCTACTCACCTCGGTAGGATTAATTTTGCACCATTGTTTTGGCGTTTGGCATGGGGATCAACGGCTTTCCAAACGCTATGGCGACGCCTTTGAGTCTGTCAAGGAGCGTACCTCGGTTTTTCCTTTCCTGGCGCTAATTCAGGGACGCCAAACCCTGAAATGGGAAGAATTTATCCGTCCCGCCTATCTAGGCGTAATTGGCTTTGTCGGCTTGTTGTGGTGGGCGCATCCCCTACTTATGCGAGCAACTGCCCAAATAAATTGGTAAAATTAGCGGATTTGTTGTTCAAATAATCCCAATTCGATGTAGCATGATCCCAAGGAAGCGAGTAAAAATTCAATAGAATTCGAGGGATCATGGTGTTGTCGGTGAACGAGCAGACGTTTAAGCAATACGTTTTAGAAAACTCCAAGATGGTTCTGGTTGATTTTTGGGCACCTTGGTGTGGGCTGTGCCGCCTAATCCAGCCAATCTTGGAGGACGTACAGCAGGAATGGAGCGATCGGATTGAAGTGGTGCGGGTGAATGCGGATAATAGTCTCAGGCTTGCCAGTACCTATCAACTCAAATCTTTACCCACCTTGCTTTTATTTGAAAACGGTCAGTTAGTGGAGCGATTAGAAGGCTTTCAAGGACGAGATGACTTGCGCTTGGCGATTCAAAATTTGATCGGGAACAATCAATCGCAGTTTTCCGCCTCTATTGGCGGAGGTTTAACTCATACTACCAGTGCAACTCAATCAGCCGCCTAGCTAGTGCAAAAAAGCAGGAGGCAGAAGGCAGGAGGTAGGAGGGGAGAAAGCTTATACAGTAAGATTTGCAATCTACAAAACTTAGTACAGTGCCGTGTCAACCGCTCAAAAATATCTGTGCAAACCTATGCAAGATACGCCGTCATGCGGTACTAACGACTTCCCGTCGGATTCTCACCGACCTCTCTAAGCTCCCCGAAGGGATTGACAGTAGCCGATGACGGTTCATCCGGTGATTCCCCATCCGCAGCAGAGCGTAACAAGCGAGTAGACTGTTAGTCTAGGCTGGTAAAAGGAGTGGCGAGACGAACCTTTGAGGAGTTTCGCCACCAACCGCCAGTGTGACCAGACGTGCTTCCGTGGTTCCCTTCCTTGGTAGGCGGTTCTGGCTGGCAGTCTTTCCGATAAAAACATCCCACGTCGCGCTAGCACAAAGGCAGCAGCTGTGGCAGAGTTCATTCCATAAGTAGACATGAACTTAATCAATCCAATCCAGCTACTGTAAGCCGGATTGACCTCAATCACTTGGATGCCCAGTTTGAAGCATCTAGCTAATAGAAGTTTAAGAAATTTTGAGTAAGCCAAGTTACTCAGCATACGGCGAGCCCTTGCATTTAGTTCGCGCAACCGTTTTTTCTTATCGCTAAAGTCGAGCTTTTCGACAACGATGGGGCGCTTATGTTCTAGGGCGAGGTTTGTCAGTTGGGTTACGACATCAACCAAGAGAGCCTCAGTACGTCCTTTAGGTTGAGACTGGATATTAACCTTGAATTGACCAAAGCCATCCAGATTTCCGTCAAAGTCAGTCATCGCCCAGCCGATACAGTTGGGATTGAGATCTACACCAATAGCTCCCCAAGAAACGGGGGCAGTTATCCTGGGTGCCGGTTCGACATCAAAGGTGATATGGATTTCCCACTCCGTTAGACTTTTTTGAATGAATCGATAGGTTAAAGCTTGCTTGTTGTACCAGGCTGTTGCTAGGTTATCGGTTCCATGTTTGGGTAAACGGATAGGAAACTGAATATATTTCCCATATCGCAATTCTAGTCCATAAGGAACTCGAATATGAAGTTCGGAGCCGATTAAGTCCAACTGGCAAATCTGATTTCCGTAGGATTCATCCTTGGAACCAACCATCTCCACGGTATACTTGTTCCCCAAGTTTACGTGCAAGGGAGACGCTTTGATATTGGATATCTTCTGCTTTAACTTGTGGGCATACCGTTTCTTCTGATGAAGTTTGACTTGGGCTTGCCTGTATCGGGTTAAATGATGAGGACACCGCATTGGGCAAGCGTCTGGGTACTTAGGCTTGAGGGACTTGGGAACTTTCTTCTTTTTCCCTCGGTTCACCTGTTCTACGGCTTGTAGGTAATCGGAGTGTGCTTTGATTTTCTTTTCTAAATTCTGGCTGGACTTCGGTTGTGTGTTTGAGTTTACCCTGAAGTTGTTCTAAGTGATTGCGACGACAAACTTTAGCCGACTTAACTGCACCTTCAAC encodes:
- a CDS encoding diguanylate cyclase domain-containing protein, which encodes MNRLKCNQPVLSDSQIIKILLIEDNRVEAELIQELFSEVNSNQFAITHAQRLSQGIKKLIDFTFDIILLDLSLPDSQGLNTVIQVKAKAPTTPIVVLTSLNDQKLAIQVVREGAQDYLIKGQFAGENLIRAIRYAIERERDRESIRQQAKRERILERMVEQIRRSLDLEEILHTTVTQIRQFLKTDRVLIYRYQADKSPTMLLEAADYSNSYPEIPAIHELFNLPQILSDNEEFIQVINSKKMSNLKPKLFNLHKQSVLAIPICNSESDLKKPQSPVYHQLWGIIIAHHCTPNRQWQTWEIDCLNQLVKQVSIAIQQSELYQKVKTDNQHLQKLVKIDSLTGIANRRRFDQVLAEELICSRRNLTPLSLILCDIDFFKAYNDTYGHWVGDNCLKEVAEAICQAAQRPSDLVARYGGEEFVVILSNTDNPGAFIVAQKIRYQMDKLKRPHAKSPIHPWVTLSLGIATTTPSHQLSSSELVQLADRALYKAKALGRDRIFSANSDPDFQV
- a CDS encoding MraY family glycosyltransferase — encoded protein: MDLYSFLESLGIANPSGSGWLAVIFTFGLAWGVTWCLIPAVRSFALQVGWADQPNARRLNQEPLPNAGGLAIYAGVIAALVLATLLRPIVIEGVLAQVLTILLGGSILVLVGFIDDQFGLPAYVRLFSQTLTALLLIASDIRIETPFGTPIDPIFSIVLTWLWVVGITNAINLMDGMDGLAGGISFITAMSLLAVSAQFETRAAATLLLAALGGAALGFLRHNFYPSRIIMGDAGAYFFGYVLAATSILGNLKVTTVFALVPPAFFLLLPVLDTTQVFVRRLMAGKNPLKTPGKDHLHHRLLAWGFSQRHAAFTLWGVTLACNGLAMKLQGMTSMVIIVTSGTIIILLSFTLWQRLQAK
- the sipA gene encoding regulatory protein SipA: MSEEFKVGDRVRLIALPRYVKTAEPMPMLRPPDVISIGEEGVILDRRPGGFWGVRFSKGAFLLDSQYLETVESHQHSDPNPPSSSPE
- a CDS encoding sirohydrochlorin chelatase, yielding MPTVDTTHFTPDSLSLPPLPLNRPLLMIGHGSRDMQGRQGFLDFAQAYQGLDSSRPVVPCFLELTTPSIQEGVDQCVAQGYTEFSVLPILLFAARHNKFDVTNELDRAKARHPQIRFYYGRHFGITPAILELWHRRLAELDQPSENSSMSSIPRSETVLLVVGRGSSDPDANGDVYKLARLLWEGSGYKTVEICFIGITHPRLEEGFNRARLFQPKRIIVLPYFLFTGVLVKKIFDITAQQQEQYPDITMTCLPEMGIQPELLSVLREREIETQLGQVQMNCELCKFRLAAVGDNTGHTHNHDHGHHHDHHHHSHNHSEHPPDPYAEPEAYHQRIWQVP
- a CDS encoding NAD-dependent epimerase/dehydratase family protein; this translates as MKALVTGANGFTGSHLVKALEQRGDTVVGFVRKSSNLQRLSDCQVELVYGDISDRDALKTAMTGVDWVFHTAAYVELGLVDAKEMERVNVEGTRAVLEVAQAVGVAKLVYCSTIGVFGDTKGQVVNETFQRQQTDFSGAYDSTKYQAQQIVDQFAAQGLPVVSILPSGIFGADDPHFGPVLKQFLKGGLKVWAGGDRITGIVHVDDLANAMILAAQKGQPGEKYIISAGDLSTREMFTLLSQDTGIPVPVEAPKPLVRLAGNILDPIGRLLNWQPPLSRERVHYVYDRCVRVDATKARQDLGWNPRSVSQTLSEIVRIMKTQS
- a CDS encoding Uma2 family endonuclease, with product MELPPNPPYLVLYIESDYTSSSVDKQSIYAALGVPELWRYTRQTLQVYQLVEGEYEPREQSMTFPFLPVTEIPGFIEQSNLQGQRTAVRLFRQRIRELLQNQ